ACGGCCCTTAACACCACGAAAGATCCTTTAAAAAACCTTTGACCTTACTTGCCTCAAATCAATATTTTCAATATATTCCTGAAAATGAAACGCCCTCTAGCATCACAATAAGGAAACACAGGTTATTTTATTCATCCTTTTattcctcattatcattatttttattagtattgttgttcttgttattttttttaccgcTTCTGACGGCACACTTCAAAGAGCTAAGGTCCTTCCCGACGCCATCACCTGTAGAgtaaaaggcggaggaggaggaggaggagaagaaggaggaggtagaggaagttgCTTATTTTCTTTTAAAAACCCTTGTGCACTGAACTCCTGAAGGCTTGTGGGTaagtttctgagagagagagagagagagagagagagagagagagagagagagagagagagagagagagagagagagaaaaaaaatacatgatcaATAGAGCGTTCGTTAGCATGTAAACATAACacactcgcctctctctctctctctctctctctcaccatgagTATTTCGTCGCCTGTAAACTGTCTCACAATATCCACGTTTTCTTCAGCGCCTTTCAAGTTGCTCTGTATTAGTTTTTCTCCTTCCAGGGTGAAgatggcctgagagagagagagagagagagagagagagagagagagagagagagagagagagagagagagagagagagagagagagagagagagagagatttaattagTATACAAGACTAACATTTTTCTTGATTCTTATTTATCATAACACTTGGTCTGATTCTATCTGACCCACCtgcctataaaaaaaatattatagtaTCTACCTATATTTCTGGACTCCCATCAAATGTCACCTTCATGTCAGCAGTTAACCTGACCTAATTTCTTACCTAAGAACTATTTGTATCTTTTCATCACattttatcaccatcatcatcatcgtcatcccaCAAAATtacatccacacacccacaccaccaccatcacactcacacacaaacatcatCTTCACCACAATCACGatcatcattacacacacaccaaGCCACTTGCATCATCAtgaaacatcaccatcaccatcggcAAACATACCACCACTACATATTGCatcttcaccactactatcaacacacacacacacacacacacacacacacacacacacacacacagacacacatacacacgtcacatcaccaccacctcatcacaaTTCTCACCTTAGTCTCACCACCTTGACTGGAGGTTAGCGTCACCTCCTGCCCCAAGGTGAAACTCCAGGTAAGGgttgaggcaggtgtgtgggtgaccAACCTCCACCTGttcccctccaccttcacctccactgtGGGCTTCATGGAGAGAGCCAGCTTTCTCTTCAGGTAACCTACGTCTTAGTAAGAAAACGTGAGAATAGGTAAGATCATTAATATCCAAGTGAACAAAGATAAGGTTCAGAGAAATTAAGTTAAAAAGGTTAAGATAGTTATGAGAAGTGAGGTAAGCTATAAGGTGAGGCTAGGTGATGAGGTAAGATAAGCTAAAGcgaagaaggcgaagaaagaTAAGGTTCGGTAATATAATCAATATTTATGTAAACAAAGGTGAGTTCATATAAGGTAATCAACGTATAGGTAAGGTACGGTGAGGTTAGGTAACGTTATCAATATCTAGGTGGGTGAACAAAGGTGAAGTTAGGTAAGGCAATCAACTTctaggtgaggaaaggtaaggttcgGTTATGTAATCAATATATAGGTGAAcaaaggtaaggttagattaggcaaAATTAGTTGCGTTATTGAAGGAAAGTAATAATGTAAGGTATGCCAAGGAATAGTAAAATTTGGGAGCTATATTTAAGTAGGAAGACAAGTGAGtaaaaggttaggtaagggaataCAGTAAGGGATATTAGTAAGGACTTAGAaaattattgatatttttattattattattaatattattagtattagtattaatatcattattataattattattattactattctcaactttttactattattactactataattttcactactattactattcttcttcttctactactactagtaggctactaacaacaaaaacaacaacagaaacaaccacaataataataataatgataataatgatgatgatgataataataataataataataataataataataataataataataataattaataataataaaacaataataataataataataataataataataataataataataataataataataataataataataataataataataataataataataataataataataataataataataatatgaacaaTAATTACAATAAGAAAACTCACTCATCTTGGCCAGAAACTCTTCCATATTATCGCTCCTCTCCAGTTTGTATGCCCCGTTGAACTGTACCATCGTGGAATGACCTGTGACCTTTGACCTTCGTGGTTGACCCAATATTATGACCCTGGAGAAGGGGATTGAAGGTCACACTTATTGGCACCGATGAAATGGAGCTTTATCTATTAATTTCATTTTCAACAGTGAATCCTACAGTTAAAAGTCTATTAGGAAAAGCCTTCgggcagagtagagtcaaaggccaTTCGTCTCActagctcccctcctcttacctctttaaTTTCacttcatcagctctcctcctattaTTGTATCTTCTAACTCTTAGATTCCac
The Eriocheir sinensis breed Jianghai 21 chromosome 60, ASM2467909v1, whole genome shotgun sequence genome window above contains:
- the LOC126985648 gene encoding fatty acid-binding protein homolog 5-like yields the protein MVQFNGAYKLERSDNMEEFLAKMNVGYLKRKLALSMKPTVEVKVEGNRWRLVTHTPASTLTWSFTLGQEVTLTSSQGGETKAIFTLEGEKLIQSNLKGAEENVDIVRQFTGDEILMKLTHKPSGVQCTRVFKRK